The following nucleotide sequence is from Alteromonas sp. V450.
CGATCACGCTATTGAAAGACGTGTTAATCAGCGAAGCTGTTCTGACAAAGGTTGGCATGACGTGACCGACATTAACAGTACTATTGTTAAGCATTTTGCAATTGACTTCATCTTTGCAAGTAGCTGGGGAAGCGCATACTCAATCACAATTGCCCTCGATAGCGCTCGCTACGCTGTGGACACCTCACAAATCACGTTTATGGTAGAGGTGCCCAATGCGAAATAACCTAAACCTAGACGATCGCATTAAGGGAATGGCGACAATACCTATTGTCTGCATTCTCCTGTTCACCCTATCGTTTGTTTGCTTTAGCTCGGTAGAACGGGTAAACACTTACTTCTTAATAGAAAGGAGCAGTCGCGTTAACGAGGAAGATAAAATCTACACACAGCTAGCTATAAAATCGCTAGCTTCTTTACTCGTACGACATTCGATAGGCGATGCTATGGATAAAGCGAAGCACCCTGCTCTGCGTTTTACTGTTGATGAGAAACACTTCGTCGCAAAACGAGGGCAAGCAGTCAAACAATACGACATTACGGCCACTTTTGATAACCGTATAACCTATGTATCACGCTTTTTGAAATATCCTGCCTTGCTAAGGCTGCCCGATAAAAGCAATTTGAATAAACCTGATCCTTTCATTACAGAGTTATTGTTTAATCGTGCAATCGCCGACCTTAGCCCATCATTTTTCCCACAATTAACAACTTCACGTAATTGTGAAAGCCTTGCGCCAAAAACCATATATTGGATTGAGGGCAGCTGTACGCTGACGAAAATTGATGTAGAACACAGCTCAACTAAAAATCCAATTTTGATGATTGTTAATAATGGCGATGTAACGCTGTCAAAAAACGTAAATTTTTTTGGTTTAATCGTCGTGCTATCTCGTGCAAATAACGTTGAATTGAATATCCATAAAGATGCAAAACTCCACGGCGCATTTTTGTCTAACTTACCTATCAAGACTCATGTGAGCGGTACGATCGTCCACTCCAATGAAACGCTTTATAATCTTCAACACAGTAACGCACTAGCTAAAATTATATTAGTCCCTGGTAGTTGGTATAACAAAGAGAAGTAATGGCCATGTCTACTCACAAAAATAAGCCGTCTAGCAGTATTAAAACACGAACAGAAGGCACGACGTTGGTCGAGGTGTTAATCGCTACGTTTATTTCCTTAAGCGTGAGTGTTTTTCTGCTATCGAACTATGCGCGTACACAATATTTACTGGACACCTTAAAGACCACCCAGCAAAGACATCAGACGCGATTAGTGCAATCAAAGCGGAACTTGCTACATGATGAGTACGATCAGACGTGGCTAGACGTAAAGGCGCTCGAGAGTATTACACCAATTTAGGCAACGGCTAGGCTATTAGCAAGACCAACATTTTTCAGCGTTAGACAATCCATTGCCATCTTTATCCCAGCCTTTAATGCCATTGCTATAGTAATAAAGGTCGCCATCGCCAACCTGGGATGTACCCGACGTCGGCGTTGCTTTTAAAGCAAAACTGGTGGCGTTAGCCGATTCAATAGTTAGCGTGTAGCGCTTGTTATCGCTTGGCTCAGATGAAGGAGAATAGGCAGCAAAAATAGCCGGTGCACCGGTATTCCCGCCATCTTTTGCCGCCTTTTCATAAGTAAAAGTCCCGCTATAGTGTCGCTCCATCGCAGACGCAAGCGCGAGCAAATCAGCTTGAGCAGTGCCTCGATACCCATCAACAACTGCATTTTTGTAAGATGGGTAGGCTACCGCCGCAATAATGGCAACAATTGCCACCACAATCATCAATTCAATAAGTGTAAAGCCTTTAACTCGTGGATTTATCATCAATTGTCTCTTTCAGTTTCTGAACGCCAGCTGCCTCGCTGAACCCTTTCGTACTGCCCAAAGATATTTTCGGACAAGCATCCAAATGCGGATGTACAGGCCTCAACATTACCGTCTTCGTCTTCCGTAATAACCGCAGAGCCACATTCAGTTCCTATACAAACGATAGGGTCATCCTGAATAATAATCCCTGGGTCTGGCGCTATCCCTGGTTGCTTCAACTCGACAGAGCGGTCGTTTTCGTCAACTTCACCATCATTATTAACGTCGGTTACCGCATTTGCATTAAACAAATTCACCAGATAGGCCCGGCTATTACCCTCTGGCGGAGCACAAACACTCTCGTTATTTACTGCCGGTACATAAGTAGTAAACAGCACTTTGTAATCAACAATCAACGGGGAAGCCAATACTTTTTCCCCGCTGCCCGCTAAATCTAAAAACCACCCTTTTTTGTTAGCAAACTCTGACGTAGCGAGATTTCGATCTGCTTCAACATCACTGGTTAACACGTGGCTTGTAGCATCGAACAAATCACTTTCCGTGATTTTATTTTCAAAGAAAGTATATTCGCCATCTTCGTCAATAGAAAAGACACCGTTATCCTTAAACATATAAAATTTGTCTTCAACCGCAGTGTCTAAAGGAGATGCTCTCCATCCGCTTCCAATTGCGACACCATAGTAAAGCTCACCGGCCAGTGCAATTTCAGTCACGTCTGGCGCGTAATAAAAGCGGCGATTAGCGTCGGCTGTGGTACCACCGAAGTCAGCTAATAGTTTCCCTTTCACAAGGTTCGCTTTGTCTTTCCCGTTGTATATATCGAAGCGGAAAACCTGTCCACCCATATCGGCAGCATACATGTGGTCGGCAAAACCATCGTTATCTCTATCTATCACTGAAATACCAGCCGGAATACTGTACTTCATATCGGTAAGCTCTAGATCTGCCGCGTCAGTAGCGCCCGCACTCCACAATAGGCTGCCGCTATCCGCATCGACAATAAATAATGCGTTTCCAATACTATCGGCACTCCTGATAACACGGTCGTCGTTTCCTTCACTGTAACCACCACCGAAAATCATAACGTCTTTAACGCTTCCCCCTATCTTAATTTTAGTTATCACCGGGCGTGACCACGTTTGCCCAAGTTTGGCAAAGTCGCCTGAACCGCCTTTGATAATAAATTTAAGGGTAGGTGTCGATTTGTTGGTAATATCAAATGCGTAGTAGTTGGTCCCGCCCCTGCGCATACCGACATACAAATACTTTTTCGTGCCCGTATCTCGCAATACCAAATCGCCATCCACGCCATAGACATGATTTAGTGTCGCATTATCGTTATAAAACTGTTCGACATTTGAAAGTAATGACTTAGGCATTATTGCGAAATTTTCAGTGCCGTCAGACGTATTAATAGAGTGGATCATACCTTGATTTGTGGCCACAAAAATCACAGAACTGCTGCTTGTTTCAGTGACATAATCCACCACGATAGGCTGTGAATGAATGGGGTCGCCCATCTGAGGCCTGTAGTCAGAAGTACTGTTATCCTTATCTATATCTTTAACGTCAACGCCCCTTAACCATTTTAGATAAGCGGCTCTAGTGTTACTTTCGCTATCTCCGCTAGGGATGCCAAGATCGTTATTAGTAATATTAGCATTATCTTCATGAATTTTATTTGCTTCAGTAAAGATAGACGCCGAAACAGACTCTGTCGTATCGTCAATAAAATACAGTTTACGCCCACTTCCTAGTTTGCTGGCGGCACCGCCTAACGTGACGTCATCACCATCTTTTGCAGCAGACCAGTAGCTTTTCGCATCTTTATCGAAGAAACCGTTTGAGATAGCGTTTTTGTCAGCTACATCGACAACCTTTTGCCCCGACAAACGGTAACGCTTAAGGTTTCCGGGCCAGTATGCACTATCCGTGGGCTTAAACAGCGCATAATAAAGCTCATCTCTGTGGGTAAGCCTGTTTAGCTGATTCACTGCTACTCCGGGGGTAACAAACGTCGTATTAACCTCTTTAGCTACAGAAAAAATAGTGTCAAACGCTTTCAACAAATCGTCACTACTTGATGCGGAAAAATACCCTCCACCGCCGTTTGTTGCTAATGCTCTAAGAAACTTCGTTGCATCATCGTTAGTTTCTAGGCCAATCGTATGCGTCGTGACTTTTGCACCTATAGCAGAATTATCGGTATCGTTAAGGTTGGCAACTAAATCGACGCCGCATAATTCTCCCGCCGCATATGAGCCACCTTCCGCATAATTTGCTGCGCAGTCTTCATCAATTAGCGTTTGTATTTTAGCCACACTATCATTTAGGTTTGCTTCACCATCTGATAGCAACACTATGTGATTGTTTACCTGACACTGCAAATCACTGAC
It contains:
- a CDS encoding PilC/PilY family type IV pilus protein, which translates into the protein MKKITSLLSSVTLFSCIGFSAFGDDLDIYLGSVSNSQTFKPNVLFIIDSSGSMAYTDDTDTTRISRVRTALKESLTKATNINAGLMRFSNGGGPVIYPVKDLDLPVNPEILATTGSGADDGVEINENVNLTSSVLTLSDGTNDVVTGFHFTNIRVPRGATVTSATLRLTSNGADAIATSLIISAEASGDATSFSTDSENISARPRTSSVVNWSVDNAFPAEDQLVSTPDLSAVIQDVVDRSDWCGGNDINIIVQGSSSNGLSNREVKSFEASANAPQLSITYDDSDATGCIGSRDVYQVERQSDNYEENTSGYRDIGDHLSFTSNANNYTAVRFDDVNIPQGAQIEEAYLEFTASFSRTYSASMRIRGINRNDATTNWGNSASRHTIRDTPKTSASVTWNMPAFYAEGVYRSPDISSIVSAIVNRSGWSPGNKMGFVMDDFEGQRFAYTRRGSQSKAARLVVKYGGNAIPGESMTVRELLKNKVDEFHVVGGTPIVATLLEATNYYGGRAVDYGLIRGEIINNGFQNDRKHHRVSHRSSYVGEDSVLPSGCSVDNLSSENCEEEYIPAGATYISPVSDLQCQVNNHIVLLSDGEANLNDSVAKIQTLIDEDCAANYAEGGSYAAGELCGVDLVANLNDTDNSAIGAKVTTHTIGLETNDDATKFLRALATNGGGGYFSASSSDDLLKAFDTIFSVAKEVNTTFVTPGVAVNQLNRLTHRDELYYALFKPTDSAYWPGNLKRYRLSGQKVVDVADKNAISNGFFDKDAKSYWSAAKDGDDVTLGGAASKLGSGRKLYFIDDTTESVSASIFTEANKIHEDNANITNNDLGIPSGDSESNTRAAYLKWLRGVDVKDIDKDNSTSDYRPQMGDPIHSQPIVVDYVTETSSSSVIFVATNQGMIHSINTSDGTENFAIMPKSLLSNVEQFYNDNATLNHVYGVDGDLVLRDTGTKKYLYVGMRRGGTNYYAFDITNKSTPTLKFIIKGGSGDFAKLGQTWSRPVITKIKIGGSVKDVMIFGGGYSEGNDDRVIRSADSIGNALFIVDADSGSLLWSAGATDAADLELTDMKYSIPAGISVIDRDNDGFADHMYAADMGGQVFRFDIYNGKDKANLVKGKLLADFGGTTADANRRFYYAPDVTEIALAGELYYGVAIGSGWRASPLDTAVEDKFYMFKDNGVFSIDEDGEYTFFENKITESDLFDATSHVLTSDVEADRNLATSEFANKKGWFLDLAGSGEKVLASPLIVDYKVLFTTYVPAVNNESVCAPPEGNSRAYLVNLFNANAVTDVNNDGEVDENDRSVELKQPGIAPDPGIIIQDDPIVCIGTECGSAVITEDEDGNVEACTSAFGCLSENIFGQYERVQRGSWRSETERDN
- a CDS encoding type IV pilin protein; the encoded protein is MINPRVKGFTLIELMIVVAIVAIIAAVAYPSYKNAVVDGYRGTAQADLLALASAMERHYSGTFTYEKAAKDGGNTGAPAIFAAYSPSSEPSDNKRYTLTIESANATSFALKATPTSGTSQVGDGDLYYYSNGIKGWDKDGNGLSNAEKCWSC